The nucleotide window caactgcgaaagtccacttgcgcaacatttatggcataagttgcgccataaacaTTGCGCAAGTGGATTTGCGCAGTTGCGTAATGTTTCGTGAAAACGGCTGCAGGGgtggactagtcttatctcgagttaggatgagttactcgtccttactaaagccttaagttttgaatatctcctaggactagtcctaactttcctaactctttgtgaaatcaactccAGATAGTACAAAAACAATTCACTGATTTTGGTCAAAGTGTGGTCTGTTTTTTGGAGTGGGGGCTATTACTATTTACTCTGTTTTTAAATTTggaggtttaaaaaaaagtatgccATGTCTTTCCACCATGAATGtgctgtttttttaaaactaggtttttactttgttttggtGTGGTGTTATTGTTGCTTgcctttttaatgtttgttctTTGCAATTTTATCCACCTTTTTGTTGCCTTCTTgtaatgttaaaaaaacaaaacaattgtactTAATTTGATTGCAGATTTAATTGATTGTACTTTTTAGGGATGGCCCATTGAAAATAATCTTATTAAGCAATATGGTTACCGTCAATCAATGaacattgtattattattattattattttagttttacaaATAGTATTTTCTATTTGTTGTCCTCAGTTCCCAGGTTAGGAGAAGGAATCCAGGGGCTGGTGGTTCATCTTCCAGACAGGAAGGAAACATCCACCGTTTGGCAACGGTTCAaaacgatgacgatgacgacaATAACACATGGAACGGAAACTCAACACAgcaaatgtaaaaaaacaatgttgGCAATTTATTTTAATGGTCTTTATGTTGTAAGGGTTAGTTTgtttgtcacaagagggcgacagtcatcttaaagggtttgggtattttttgtgtgacacaaaagcacaaaacttccacaggtgtacattaaactcacacggtttaaagataatgctagtagaaagcttcccataaAACACTACTGGCTTAGAtgttgtggtttttgagaaatgggtaaaacaatttcaaaagaacaattagtttgacaaaattatattAGCATGCACAACGGTTTTGGGAAAATGATTTAGGGGATGTCTTTTTGCTGTTTCATTAACAAAACACTaagattcattttttttatgagaaagaTCGACATTTGCATGAGCCAAAAAATTATGTGATTCTTTTTCTACAATAAAAATGAattggatttaaaactttgcatggtgggagtatattcagttgaggtttgcggtagcaccatgtggaAATCTTTTTTTAAGTAGTGTTTGAAGAACTGATGGTCAACCACCCGTTTTTCTCTGAACCAACactacacaaaagagatttacacatggtgctaccgcaaacctcaactGAAGAATTACATGGATATTTTTGTCATACTGTTAAGAATGAAGGAGGCTTTATTCAAAGCAAATGTAATATCTATTTCCAGTTATAGTTATGGTGGAGGGTCTATctgatttgttatttgaatTGGTTTATGATGTCACCATAGAAACAGAAGATTAAGAATGCCGTGCTCATTGTCATTTTGGGTCTGCAGGGCACGCCCTCTATGTCAGCTGTGATCATAGAGTATCGATACCATGTGACATGCCTGTTTTGCATAAATAgccaaaccaaacaaaatggGTATGCTGTAATGTGCCATACATCTAAAATGGCAGCCTGCATGACTTACACACAGTACACCACACAGCATTCTCTAAGTTCTACGTAGATGTttaggcctgtatgcttggtgtttaaaagggcaagggcaccagggcaagggcaccaaggcactttctcattggcaaagggcactctgtgaggaaatttttaattttctactggagcatttcatgggcaccaagggggcatggaggcaatcgccttcgttgcctccatgaggTATCTGGCCTGGATGCTACTAAGCTGTAATGTTAGCATTTACATCTAAGGATTGCTTGGTCTTTTGGATTTATTATTTTTGCCATGTctgtttttgttaacaaaatttCTGTAAGTTATTGCCCCCATATCATATAACATAAATTAAGATGGAACTTATTATGTAAAAACTAGTGATGAACTATTGGAACTGTGTCTATATTACGTAACAGTAAATTTTTATTGAACATTTTGGCTGATAATTaaatcaatgttttgtttttataaaaaatgataATGATATAAAGTTTTCTAATATCAAGGGAAATATATACATGTTACTAGGGATTCTATAGTAGTTTTAATTTGGATAACCATCTACCGTCACATTGTGtctcgcaatgttttaaactatcaacctctccccatttctcgtttgccaagtaaggtttaatgataacaattattttgagtaattaccagtagtgtccagtgtctttaagtcagtATATTCATATCGAGGCAGAGAGTTAAACTTAGCCTGTTTCTTGTCTGGTATGAAGTTTTATTTCTTTAAGATCACACTCAACAAATACATTGATGCCCTGATTCAGACTTAAGTGTGTATTTCAAAGATGGTTGAAATGGTTAAAGGGGGAGGGGCAAGTGGGGTCGCAAcaattttgttataaattggATATTTGATTAAACAAAATGATTGTGGTATGAAAGAaaactttaataaaaaattaatgacctGTTTGAAATCATGTTGTTCAAGTGTGAAAGGTTTGTGACAATTTTGTAGATCATTTTGCCACATTGATTACACTATAGGGACGTGTTTTAGGTTTACCACTTGACTTTGGCTCTTGTGATGTTTTAACTTTGTTCAAATCTTGTTTTATCGTTGTGCTTTTATTATAACTGACTTGCGGCAGATACGGAACCAGGGAACTTGAGGGTgcaaaagtgttttattttctaGGGGGTGGGGCACTTCTTGCCTGTTAAATTTATAGTTTTGATTTGCATTTCACTTAAATAAGCAATCCCATTTTCAGCACcgttgtctttttatttaacgtttttttttttttttttttctttttttttttccttataATAAATCTGACGCgagtatcaaaacaaaaacattgtctgcgtataaaatatatatttaaatacATTGAAATAATCACATTAAAAtcaaggtatacgtttggtactTACATTGTcaattaaaaactgacttggtacaaTCAGCAGCTGTCGATGGTGTAGATTAATTTAAGAATCATTTCACTCCTAGAAATGTGgttattgaaaaaatatatccagatttaccccccccccccccccccctaaattcGAATCTGGGCAACATTATACTGTCGGATACGTTTCACGGATTGGGTATTCAAATTCCGAATTACCTTTCCCGCGTAGAATCTCTACAAACCACTACCACCTTTTGATTAATGAATTTTGaccaggttagttttattgtatattttttatatacatgCAGAATTAAAACACTTGGAACGGTTgaacaaaatgtacactttcCTTACACTCTGGTAATTTTGAACCTCAAAAGTccagataaacaaacaaaacaataattaggGGAcactaattatttattttttgtttgttaacgaTATTTATGGGGAAAGAGTATAATCTTTACCATGGAACCCAGCTAGTGACGTTAACATCAGTAGGTAAGAAAGCACCCTCACCCTTCCTCATGTTACGACAAGAGTTAAACCAAGGTGTATCCGACAAGAGTCTCTTTTTCATCTGCATCTTAGATGCTTTATCTATACTTGGTACAAGGCCACAAAAATGAGAGAGTTTCAAATCTGGGTAGTTTTGAACTATGGTGCCTCGGTAGCGCCACTCAAAATACCTAGCGTACTGTTGTGGATTTCTGTCCAGGCGAGTTAGAAAGACCGCTAGTTCTTTGGGTGTCTTGAAATCACCTGCATAGATGAAGGAATTTGGAGGTGCGTTTTGCGTGTAGAACTCTTTCGGTGCCCCGTAGACTACCGGCACCGCTCCGTGCATCAAGGCAGTCTCCCAAAACTTCTCAGTGACGTAGTCGTCACATTCGGCATTTTCGAGCGAGAGATAAAATTTGTATTGCCCCATGAGATTCTTGCACTCGTCGGAGAGTCTCGGAAGACACGTCAGGTTACCACACCTCCCGTAAATGTCTACCTGTATGTGAGACTGTAACTTCAAAACGAAATCCATGCGAGGCCAAAACACCTCCTTGACGCAGTTACTACCCATCCACGCAATCAGCTTCTGCTTACCATGGATCCTATCAGATGCCTTTTTGTGCTTAGAGTCCAGCGGGGTACCAGTTTTATAGACACCATACGGTATGTGGATATCGGCTGTTTTCGAATAAGACCACACCACGTGGTTTGGAGTTAAACCTACGTAAGGTATCCACTTACGCATGCGCAGGGGTGTCTCAGCGCCGTAGAAAACTAATAGCTGGCGAGGATCAAACGCAAAGGTTCGAAACAGCGACATTTTGACCTTCAGCGAAAACGGCGACATACCAAACACCACTGCGTCTTTACCTTTAATACTACCTGGTCTGTTACTGAGAATTAATTGGACAGTGCAGGAGTCACATGATGCTTTAGTTGACCAATCACCATCGTCTAGAGGTTTGAGGGCGCTAACAAGCTGGTTAAGTTCTCTCCATTGCCGAATCACGTTAATTCCACCGTAGACGAGTATAGTTCTGTTCTGGCACTTTGCCGGCTTTAAAACTCTGCTTTGGACGGCagtatcatttttgttttggattGGTTTCTTCAAGCTACGTTTTCTTTTTGTTGGAGAGGGCTTTCTGACTACATTACTGTCCTTGCTAATGTCGCTACTGTTGGCCATTTGGTTTGCCATGCGTTTTATTCCCGAGTCACTTAACTTAGACtttcttgtttttaatttcCGTTTCTCTTGAGTTTGAGGGTTAACTTTCCGCTTCAGTCTTTGACTTTCTATCGGTTGTACATTTTTCACCGAAGTAAGATTTATATCTCCAGGATTTTGTTTTAACTGAATGTTCTCATGTGTGGGGGCGGGATGATCTGTTTGATCGTGTGAGCTTTCATATTGCCGACTGTTGAATGCCTTTATGCATTCTGGCTCTAGTATGAACGTAATTTGTATCAAGCCGATGACTACAGTAAACAGTAGTAGGCATTCGTACAGCTTGTACTGGCTCAGACGCATCTGTTGAGAAAACGAAAACAGACAATACATGAGATTTCAATTCACACCGAGCAggaataacatacctgtgagaATCATTTAGCAGACAATGTCAAGTCGACAGGTAATTACCAAACTTATATTTCCAAAATTTCTTTCCCAGCAATTTGTCGAACCAGTTGGTTTTGGTTGTATTAATGTGTTAAGTTAATTAATTGATAAACAACAGCTTACTGCAAAACATACTTACAGGGATCATGGTTGCCCAGGTGATTTGTCAAATACTTGTAAAGCGCTTGGGTTGCTGAAGGCAAAGACGATTGTTGACGGTAAATGATTAATTAAGAGGTGCATGTGTCTGTTGACTAAGAAGGAGCTGGAAAAGCTAAGTTGACAATTGAAGTCATTACACCTGGGGAGGAAAAATAGTATTGCAAGTTTTTCTACATTGACTTGAACTGATTCGAAGTTCACTAAAACCTTTGAAGGTCTGAAACTGAAGTTAAGAAATTATAGTGGGTCTCTCAGACTTTCAACATTTCTTTTCGTTATCATTAATTTGGGGATAGGACGAAGGTGAAGTTTATAGGTCGATGTTTttagttcccccccccccgatccaTTTACTTTCCagaatatttttctttcaacttgTATGTGTcacactttaaagacactggacactattggtaattgtcaaagactagccttcacagttggtgtatctcaacatatgcataacataacgaacctgtgaaaattttagcctcgctcaaggcagtcgaattattcactccgaaaaaaagaccgccgctgtataaaaacccacccgtattcactgtgcgtaacatctcACGACACGATGcgcccgtacactatccgcatgcagaggccgtcagg belongs to Asterias amurensis chromosome 5, ASM3211899v1 and includes:
- the LOC139937156 gene encoding uncharacterized protein, with amino-acid sequence MIPMRLSQYKLYECLLLFTVVIGLIQITFILEPECIKAFNSRQYESSHDQTDHPAPTHENIQLKQNPGDINLTSVKNVQPIESQRLKRKVNPQTQEKRKLKTRKSKLSDSGIKRMANQMANSSDISKDSNVVRKPSPTKRKRSLKKPIQNKNDTAVQSRVLKPAKCQNRTILVYGGINVIRQWRELNQLVSALKPLDDGDWSTKASCDSCTVQLILSNRPGSIKGKDAVVFGMSPFSLKVKMSLFRTFAFDPRQLLVFYGAETPLRMRKWIPYVGLTPNHVVWSYSKTADIHIPYGVYKTGTPLDSKHKKASDRIHGKQKLIAWMGSNCVKEVFWPRMDFVLKLQSHIQVDIYGRCGNLTCLPRLSDECKNLMGQYKFYLSLENAECDDYVTEKFWETALMHGAVPVVYGAPKEFYTQNAPPNSFIYAGDFKTPKELAVFLTRLDRNPQQYARYFEWRYRGTIVQNYPDLKLSHFCGLVPSIDKASKMQMKKRLLSDTPWFNSCRNMRKGEGAFLPTDVNVTSWVPW